In Cyanobium sp. AMD-g, one genomic interval encodes:
- a CDS encoding iron-containing alcohol dehydrogenase, with the protein MTDSLQTHAIAPALVLRGEGAWPQALPRLVALGHRPFLVGRSASTYGLRQQLLVDLERAGASPVASQGFRDCCDEDLVPLAEHARTAGCDALIAAGGGKVLDAGKLLAHRLGLPCITVPTSAATCAGWTALANVYTPEGAFLGDVALERCPDLLVFDHHLVRQAPARTLASGIADAVAKWYEASVSSGSSADGLVQQAVQMARLLRDLLLLEGEAALADPNSEAWVRVAEGCALTAGLIGGIGGARCRTVAAHAVHNGLTQLAATHGQLHGEKVGFGVLVQLWLEEQLAGNRLAAQARRQLLPFFRRLGLPTDLEALGLGGATLEELRQVCRFACREGSDLHHLPFAVAPEDLLAAMVGATADRRQA; encoded by the coding sequence ATGACGGATTCCCTGCAGACCCATGCCATCGCTCCGGCCCTGGTGCTGCGTGGCGAGGGAGCCTGGCCGCAGGCTCTGCCTCGCCTTGTGGCCCTGGGTCACCGTCCCTTCCTGGTGGGGCGCAGCGCTTCCACCTATGGCCTGCGTCAGCAGCTGCTGGTTGATCTGGAGCGGGCCGGTGCCAGCCCGGTGGCCAGCCAGGGCTTCCGCGACTGCTGCGACGAAGACCTGGTGCCCCTGGCCGAACACGCCCGCACCGCCGGCTGTGATGCCCTGATCGCCGCCGGTGGCGGCAAGGTCCTGGACGCGGGCAAGCTGCTCGCCCACCGCCTTGGCCTGCCTTGCATCACGGTGCCCACCAGCGCCGCCACCTGTGCCGGCTGGACAGCCCTGGCCAACGTGTACACCCCGGAAGGCGCCTTCCTGGGCGATGTGGCCCTCGAGCGCTGCCCGGATCTGCTCGTCTTCGACCACCATCTGGTGCGGCAGGCTCCGGCGCGCACCCTGGCCAGCGGCATCGCCGATGCGGTGGCCAAGTGGTACGAGGCCTCGGTGAGCAGCGGCTCCAGTGCTGATGGCCTGGTGCAGCAGGCGGTTCAGATGGCCCGCCTGCTGCGGGATCTGCTGCTGCTGGAGGGGGAAGCCGCCCTGGCCGACCCGAACAGCGAAGCCTGGGTACGGGTGGCCGAGGGCTGTGCCCTCACCGCCGGGCTGATCGGCGGCATCGGCGGCGCCCGTTGCCGCACCGTGGCCGCCCATGCCGTCCACAACGGTCTCACCCAGCTCGCCGCCACCCACGGCCAGCTCCATGGCGAGAAGGTGGGCTTCGGGGTGTTGGTCCAGCTCTGGTTGGAGGAGCAGCTGGCCGGCAACCGGCTTGCGGCCCAGGCCCGTCGCCAGTTGCTCCCCTTCTTCCGCCGGTTGGGACTGCCCACCGATCTCGAGGCCCTGGGGCTTGGCGGTGCCACCCTCGAGGAATTGCGTCAGGTCTGCCGCTTCGCCTGCCGCGAGGGCTCCGACCTGCACCACCTGCCCTTCGCGGTGGCCCCGGAAGACCTGCTGGCCGCCATGGTGGGCGCCACCGCTGACCGGCGGCAGGCGTGA
- a CDS encoding alpha/beta fold hydrolase has product MSSGLVSAPTGRELVSAAADSLLDPLGRALAGQVQWWELPGHPERWPVAVLGEGPPLLLLHGFDSSFLEFRRLAPLLATRHRLLIPDLHGFGFCPRPAERDYTPEAVLQHLEAWLEALDRQGLAAEQRLGLIGASMGGAVAVALARRQPGRFERLLLLAPAGLTGRPMPLPPLLDGLGVRFLALPKVRGGLCRSAFADPDRDVGPAELEIASLHLRAPGWAEALRRFARSGGFAGCGAPLPPQPLVVLWGADDRILRAPQKQAAQALLGSRITELAACGHLPHIDQPERVAAAWRAGA; this is encoded by the coding sequence GTGAGCTCCGGCCTCGTCAGCGCGCCCACGGGCCGTGAGCTGGTCAGCGCCGCCGCCGACTCCCTGCTCGACCCGTTGGGGCGCGCTCTGGCGGGCCAGGTGCAGTGGTGGGAGCTGCCCGGGCACCCCGAGCGCTGGCCGGTGGCGGTGCTGGGGGAAGGGCCGCCCCTGCTGCTGCTGCACGGTTTCGACAGTTCCTTCCTGGAGTTCCGTCGCCTGGCGCCCCTGCTGGCCACGCGTCACCGGCTGCTGATCCCGGACCTGCATGGCTTCGGCTTCTGCCCCAGGCCCGCCGAGCGCGACTACACCCCCGAGGCTGTGCTGCAGCACCTGGAGGCCTGGCTGGAGGCGTTGGACCGCCAGGGGCTTGCCGCGGAGCAGAGGCTGGGCCTGATCGGCGCCTCGATGGGCGGCGCGGTGGCGGTGGCCCTGGCCCGGCGCCAGCCCGGGCGCTTCGAGCGGTTGCTGCTGCTGGCCCCGGCCGGACTCACCGGCCGCCCCATGCCCCTGCCGCCCCTGCTGGATGGGCTGGGGGTGCGCTTCCTGGCCCTGCCGAAGGTGCGCGGCGGCCTTTGTCGCAGCGCCTTTGCCGACCCGGATCGGGACGTGGGGCCGGCGGAGCTGGAGATCGCCTCGCTGCACCTCAGGGCGCCGGGCTGGGCCGAGGCCTTGCGACGCTTCGCCCGCAGTGGCGGCTTCGCCGGTTGCGGCGCCCCCCTGCCTCCCCAGCCGCTGGTGGTGCTCTGGGGCGCCGACGACCGGATCCTGCGCGCGCCGCAGAAACAAGCCGCCCAGGCGTTGCTGGGCTCCCGCATCACCGAACTGGCGGCCTGCGGCCACCTGCCCCACATCGACCAACCTGAGCGGGTTGCTGCCGCCTGGCGGGCCGGGGCCTGA